A genomic region of Methylobacterium durans contains the following coding sequences:
- a CDS encoding sensor histidine kinase: MTEAGQPAPEPPASSFRSARPWLWLAALAAMLAAAWAGARVAERSALADLGRAAQSTLALQVGALRAEMQRQTALPRALAADPEIAAILRPEADPALLARVNARLAEVAAATGAAVIYAVRADGVTVAASNAGAARSFIGQNYAFRPYFRRAMAEGAGSQFALGTVSGRPGFYLARRLADGSGVVVVKIEFDAVEAGWRETGESLFMADGRGIVLVASEPDWRFRALRPVPPEEQARIRESLEFGGAPLDALPLHPVAGEADVVRVGGGGLPAWRALLHDAAVPDTEWRLHALTPVGPAIGRERLQGAVIALLATGLAGLGLATLLGRRARTRARLREAAARRAELEARVAERTRALSEANRRLRAEAEERARAEAERERLGRELAQAGRLAALGQFAASMAHEINQPLAAIRSYADNTAILVRRGRVEDAAENVGAIGRLTDRIGTLTRQLKGFARRASGRREPVALAEIVRNSLELVEGRAAASGIALAVGTPPADLAVLGDGPRLEQVLVNLLQNALDAVAACPEPRVAFAIREEGGRVAVEVADNGCGIPEAQRAQVFDAFFTTKSDGLGLGLAIARGIVEDCGGTLTARGNEPAGTIFRMELARATAQAAESAA, from the coding sequence GTGACCGAAGCTGGCCAACCCGCACCTGAGCCGCCGGCATCATCCTTCCGCAGCGCCCGCCCTTGGCTCTGGCTCGCGGCGCTGGCCGCCATGCTCGCCGCGGCTTGGGCGGGCGCGCGGGTGGCCGAGCGCTCGGCGCTCGCCGATCTCGGGCGGGCGGCGCAATCGACCCTGGCGCTGCAGGTCGGCGCGCTGCGGGCGGAGATGCAGCGCCAGACCGCCCTGCCCCGGGCGCTGGCGGCGGATCCCGAGATCGCCGCGATCCTGCGGCCGGAGGCCGACCCCGCCCTCCTCGCCCGCGTCAACGCGCGCCTCGCCGAGGTCGCGGCGGCAACGGGCGCCGCCGTGATCTACGCGGTGCGGGCCGACGGCGTGACGGTGGCGGCGAGCAATGCGGGCGCCGCGCGCAGCTTCATCGGCCAGAATTACGCCTTCCGCCCCTATTTCCGCCGCGCCATGGCGGAGGGTGCGGGCTCCCAGTTCGCCCTCGGCACTGTGAGCGGGCGCCCCGGCTTCTACCTCGCGCGGCGCCTCGCGGACGGGAGCGGGGTCGTCGTCGTCAAGATCGAGTTCGACGCGGTCGAGGCTGGCTGGCGGGAGACCGGGGAGAGCCTCTTCATGGCGGACGGCCGCGGCATCGTGCTCGTCGCGAGCGAGCCGGACTGGCGCTTCCGTGCGCTGCGGCCGGTCCCGCCGGAGGAGCAGGCGCGGATCCGCGAGAGCCTGGAATTCGGCGGCGCACCCCTCGACGCCCTGCCGCTCCACCCCGTCGCGGGGGAGGCGGACGTGGTGCGGGTCGGCGGCGGCGGGCTGCCCGCGTGGCGCGCCCTCCTGCACGACGCGGCCGTGCCCGACACCGAGTGGCGGCTCCACGCGCTCACCCCGGTCGGGCCCGCGATCGGGCGGGAGCGGCTCCAGGGCGCGGTGATCGCGCTCCTCGCCACGGGGCTGGCCGGGCTCGGCCTCGCCACCCTGCTCGGCCGGCGCGCGCGGACGCGGGCGCGGCTGCGCGAGGCGGCGGCCCGGCGCGCGGAACTGGAGGCGCGGGTCGCCGAGCGCACGCGCGCCCTGAGCGAGGCGAACCGGCGCTTGCGCGCCGAGGCCGAGGAGCGGGCGCGCGCGGAGGCCGAGCGCGAGCGCCTCGGCCGGGAACTCGCCCAGGCCGGGCGGCTCGCCGCCCTCGGCCAGTTCGCGGCGAGCATGGCCCACGAGATCAACCAGCCCCTCGCGGCGATCCGCTCCTACGCCGACAACACCGCGATCCTGGTCCGCCGGGGCCGCGTCGAGGACGCCGCCGAGAATGTCGGCGCCATCGGCCGCCTCACCGACCGGATCGGGACGCTCACCCGCCAGCTCAAGGGCTTCGCCCGCCGCGCCTCCGGCCGCCGCGAGCCGGTGGCGCTGGCCGAGATCGTCCGCAACAGCCTCGAACTGGTGGAGGGCCGCGCCGCCGCCTCGGGCATCGCGCTGGCAGTCGGGACGCCCCCCGCGGACCTCGCGGTGCTCGGCGACGGGCCGCGCCTGGAGCAGGTTCTCGTCAACCTCCTCCAGAACGCCCTCGACGCCGTGGCGGCGTGCCCGGAGCCGCGCGTCGCCTTCGCGATCCGCGAGGAGGGAGGCCGGGTCGCGGTCGAGGTGGCGGATAACGGTTGCGGCATCCCGGAGGCGCAGCGCGCGCAGGTCTTCGACGCCTTCTTCACGACGAAGTCGGACGGGCTCGGCCTCGGCCTCGCCATCGCCCGCGGGATCGTCGAGGATTGCGGCGGCACCCTGACGGCCCGCGGGAACGAGCCCGCCGGCACGATCTTCCGGATGGAGCTCGCCCGCGCAACCGCGCAGGCGGCGGAGAGCGCGGCGTGA
- a CDS encoding dicarboxylate/amino acid:cation symporter, which produces MAAVPSPLTAPHAPPAPKPIYRTLYFQVLVAVAIGILLGHFYPQLGSEMKPLGDAFIKLVKMIIAPVIFLTVVSGIAGMTNLEKVGRVGGKALIYFLTFSTLALIVGLIVANVLQPGHGLHIDPKSLDPKAVATYAGKAKEQSIVDFLMNIIPATAVGAFSGGEILQVLFFSVLFGFGLAFLGERGKPVLDIIKVMSEAIFGVVNIIMKVAPIGAFGAMAFTIGKYGIASLANLAYLVGAFYLTSAIFVFLVLGAVARYNGFSIIRLIRYIKEELLLVLGTSSSESALPSLIDKMERAGCSRPVVGLVVPTGYSFNLDGTNIYMTMAALFIAQATDTPLSLGEQALLLLVAMLSSKGAAGVTGSGFITLAATLAVVPSVPVVGMALILGIDRFMSECRALTNFVGNAVACIVVARWEGEVDEARLHEALGGKGRPPAPAPVLQPAE; this is translated from the coding sequence ATGGCCGCCGTGCCGTCACCGCTCACCGCGCCCCACGCCCCGCCCGCGCCGAAGCCGATCTACCGCACCCTGTACTTCCAGGTGCTGGTGGCGGTGGCGATCGGCATCCTGCTCGGGCATTTCTACCCGCAGCTCGGCTCCGAGATGAAGCCGCTCGGCGACGCCTTCATCAAGCTCGTGAAGATGATCATCGCGCCGGTGATCTTCCTCACCGTGGTCTCCGGCATCGCCGGCATGACGAACCTCGAGAAGGTCGGCCGGGTCGGCGGCAAGGCGCTGATCTACTTCCTCACCTTCTCGACGCTGGCGCTGATCGTCGGCCTCATCGTGGCCAACGTCCTCCAGCCGGGCCACGGCCTGCACATCGACCCGAAGTCGCTCGATCCGAAGGCGGTCGCCACCTACGCCGGCAAGGCGAAGGAGCAGAGCATCGTCGACTTCCTGATGAACATCATCCCGGCCACCGCGGTCGGCGCGTTCTCGGGCGGCGAGATCCTGCAGGTGCTGTTCTTCTCGGTGCTGTTCGGCTTCGGCCTCGCCTTCCTGGGCGAGCGCGGCAAGCCGGTCCTCGACATCATCAAGGTGATGTCCGAGGCGATCTTCGGCGTCGTCAACATCATCATGAAGGTCGCGCCGATCGGCGCCTTCGGCGCGATGGCCTTCACCATCGGCAAGTACGGCATCGCCTCGCTCGCCAACCTCGCCTACCTCGTCGGCGCCTTCTACCTGACCTCGGCGATCTTCGTGTTCCTCGTGCTCGGCGCGGTCGCCCGCTACAACGGCTTCTCGATCATCCGCCTCATCCGCTACATCAAGGAGGAGTTGCTCCTCGTCCTCGGCACCTCCTCCTCGGAATCCGCGCTGCCGTCCCTCATCGACAAGATGGAGCGGGCGGGCTGCTCGCGGCCCGTCGTCGGCCTCGTGGTCCCCACCGGCTACTCGTTCAACCTCGACGGCACCAACATCTACATGACGATGGCGGCGCTCTTCATCGCGCAGGCCACCGACACGCCGCTCTCGCTCGGCGAGCAGGCGCTCCTGCTCCTCGTGGCCATGCTCTCCTCGAAGGGGGCGGCCGGCGTCACCGGCTCCGGGTTCATCACCCTCGCCGCGACGCTCGCCGTGGTACCCTCGGTGCCCGTCGTCGGCATGGCGCTGATCCTCGGCATCGACCGCTTCATGTCGGAATGCCGCGCGCTGACGAACTTCGTCGGCAACGCGGTCGCCTGCATCGTCGTCGCCCGCTGGGAGGGCGAGGTCGACGAGGCGCGCCTGCACGAGGCGCTGGGCGGCAAGGGCCGCCCGCCCGCGCCGGCACCGGTGCTGCAGCCGGCCGAGTAA
- a CDS encoding chemotaxis protein CheB, translating to MPRSEPDGEPGLYVAIGASGPKGLDDIQRLLARLPRDLPAAVLICVHRPFDKVSHLREILQRHSPLPIHLAQDCERLLSGRGYIGEPDAHLCLAERGLCGLIADPENLHRNRTVDVLFRSIAEHAPGRFIGVVLSGGLDDGARGLAAIHEAGGMTMVLTPQPAPAMGMPENAIRYDGPIDFIGSPEAIAAKITERAREAARPC from the coding sequence ATGCCGCGATCCGAACCGGACGGCGAACCGGGGCTGTACGTCGCCATCGGCGCATCGGGCCCGAAGGGTCTCGACGACATCCAGCGCCTGCTCGCCCGCCTGCCGCGCGATCTGCCCGCCGCCGTGCTGATCTGCGTTCACCGGCCGTTCGACAAGGTCAGCCACCTGCGGGAGATCCTGCAGCGGCACTCGCCGCTTCCGATCCATCTCGCACAGGATTGCGAGCGCCTCCTCAGCGGCCGCGGCTACATCGGGGAGCCGGACGCGCATCTCTGCCTCGCGGAACGAGGGTTATGCGGCCTGATCGCCGATCCCGAGAACCTCCACCGGAACCGCACGGTGGACGTCCTCTTCCGGTCGATCGCCGAGCACGCCCCCGGTCGCTTCATCGGTGTCGTCCTGTCGGGTGGGCTGGATGACGGCGCGCGCGGGCTGGCAGCGATTCACGAAGCGGGCGGCATGACGATGGTTCTGACGCCGCAACCCGCACCCGCGATGGGGATGCCCGAGAACGCGATCCGGTACGACGGGCCCATCGACTTCATCGGATCGCCCGAGGCGATTGCGGCCAAGATCACCGAACGCGCGCGAGAAGCAGCGCGGCCCTGCTGA
- a CDS encoding DUF6894 family protein — protein sequence MPRYFFDVHDGGPEFDDTGTELAGPDESYAKARSLLPDIAREEIPRNGDHRTFTVLVKDENGQPVYSATLTYAGIRLQR from the coding sequence ATGCCGCGCTACTTCTTCGACGTCCACGACGGCGGTCCCGAATTCGACGACACCGGGACCGAGCTTGCCGGCCCGGACGAGTCCTATGCGAAGGCCAGGTCTCTCCTGCCGGACATCGCCCGGGAAGAGATCCCCCGGAACGGCGACCATCGCACCTTCACCGTTCTGGTGAAGGACGAGAACGGCCAGCCCGTCTACTCGGCGACGCTGACCTACGCGGGCATCCGGTTGCAGCGGTAG
- a CDS encoding DUF6894 family protein, which yields MPRYYFHLRTLDGLQWDPEGVAFDNLEDAYLDVCQGITTIAADLAHAGASRTDLMHSAFEISDAAGRFLLEVPFAEVLAPDRKPRRPSPVLDQKARAEIERTRRLIVAVGQERDALHATLSQTHVLLARLRALDMGRRGEHPPRSGRPRRATAATGCPRRSASPSRRAGRSRPSPER from the coding sequence ATGCCGCGCTACTACTTCCATCTGCGCACGCTCGACGGCCTGCAATGGGATCCGGAAGGTGTCGCCTTCGACAACTTGGAGGACGCCTACCTCGACGTGTGTCAGGGCATCACGACGATCGCAGCCGATCTGGCGCATGCCGGGGCGAGCCGGACCGACCTGATGCACTCCGCCTTCGAGATCTCGGACGCGGCGGGCCGGTTCCTGTTGGAGGTGCCGTTCGCGGAGGTTCTCGCCCCGGATCGCAAGCCGCGCCGGCCGTCGCCCGTGCTGGACCAGAAGGCGCGGGCCGAGATCGAGCGGACCCGGCGCCTGATCGTCGCGGTGGGTCAGGAACGGGACGCGCTCCACGCGACCCTGTCGCAGACCCATGTCCTTCTGGCGCGCCTGCGCGCGCTCGACATGGGCCGGCGCGGCGAGCACCCGCCCCGTAGCGGGCGACCGCGACGGGCTACCGCTGCAACCGGATGCCCGCGTAGGTCAGCGTCGCCGAGTAGACGGGCTGGCCGTTCTCGTCCTTCACCAGAACGGTGA
- a CDS encoding Crp/Fnr family transcriptional regulator, translated as MPQHLIRKLEQFVQLSPEDKLALEAASRKVRLVGPHQDIISEGDSPEHVNLILEGWACRYKQLEDGRRQILSFFLPGDLCDPHIFVLREMDHSIGTITPVRLAEIPAETLSDLTDRYPRITKALWWEMLVTVAVQREWTVNIGQRMGLERIGHILCELFIHLRGVGLTDENSCLLPVTQIDLGDATGLSNVHVNRVLQELRMNGLIVLKGKRLTIPDLEALQRVSLFNVNYLHLDREGRRFDANGPVPHSA; from the coding sequence ATGCCCCAGCACCTCATCCGCAAGCTGGAGCAGTTCGTCCAGCTCTCGCCCGAGGACAAGCTGGCGCTGGAAGCCGCGAGCCGGAAGGTGCGCCTCGTCGGCCCGCATCAGGACATCATCAGCGAGGGCGACAGCCCGGAGCATGTCAACCTGATCCTGGAGGGCTGGGCCTGCCGCTACAAGCAGCTGGAGGACGGGCGCCGGCAGATCCTCTCGTTCTTCCTGCCGGGCGACCTGTGCGACCCGCACATCTTCGTGCTGCGCGAGATGGACCACTCAATCGGGACCATCACGCCGGTGCGCCTCGCCGAGATCCCGGCCGAGACCCTCTCGGATCTTACCGATCGATATCCGCGGATCACCAAGGCGCTGTGGTGGGAGATGCTGGTCACGGTGGCGGTGCAGCGAGAATGGACGGTCAACATCGGCCAGCGCATGGGCCTGGAGCGGATCGGGCATATCCTCTGCGAGCTGTTCATCCACCTGCGCGGGGTCGGGCTGACGGACGAGAACAGCTGCCTCCTGCCGGTCACGCAGATCGATCTCGGCGACGCGACGGGCCTGTCGAATGTCCACGTCAACCGCGTGCTGCAGGAATTGCGCATGAACGGGCTGATCGTGCTGAAGGGGAAACGCCTGACGATTCCGGACCTTGAGGCGCTCCAGCGCGTATCGTTGTTCAACGTCAACTATCTGCATCTCGACCGCGAGGGCCGCCGCTTCGACGCGAACGGCCCGGTACCGCACTCGGCGTGA
- a CDS encoding chloride channel protein: MSAHRAKPRRLPGGRLLIQAPGRLRALVRASEAGLIGLAAITGCVAGVVVSAMNVATQSLRERLYDLPAGLRLSAAGEVDPLALLLGPTFGGALLGLLIFAVGRWRGGRKRTVIDPIEANALHGGRMSLRDSVYVALQNVISNGSGASVGLEAGYTQICAGIASRLGLSFEMRRGDLRTLVGCGSAAAIAAAFGAPLTGAFYAFELIIGTYSIATLTPVVVAALCGSVVARTLLPSPPLVAISGIEAITTRPLTTADTLPSLALGLLCAGLAILIMRGVTLVEQGVRATRLPPIAGPAVGGLCVGLLAVAISPQVLSGGHGALHLHLAEAHGPGLLALAILFAGKATATAISIGSGFRGGLFFASLFLGAVAGKIFALIAPEVVPGLAAFGLTPLAYAVIGMSSLAVAVIGGPLTMTFLALELTSSFPIAGLVLVAVIASSLTVRKTFGYSFATWRFHLRGESIRSAHDVGWIRSLTVGRLMRKDVRPVPLETPMASFLRAHPLGSPSRVIVVDGQGRYAGIVNVPEAHAAAREAEGGEPTLTDVLRYPQDFLTPEMNAKQASATFDRAESEALAVVDGEAERRVIGLLTESHTLKRYSEELDRQRLAMVGEAV, from the coding sequence ATGTCCGCCCACCGCGCCAAGCCGCGCCGCCTGCCCGGAGGCCGGCTGCTGATCCAGGCGCCCGGACGCCTCCGCGCCCTGGTGCGCGCGAGCGAGGCCGGCCTGATTGGCCTAGCGGCAATTACCGGTTGCGTCGCGGGGGTCGTCGTCTCGGCGATGAACGTCGCGACCCAGAGCCTGCGGGAGCGCCTCTACGACCTGCCCGCGGGCCTGCGGCTCAGCGCGGCCGGCGAGGTCGATCCCCTTGCACTTCTGCTCGGCCCGACCTTCGGCGGGGCGCTGCTCGGCCTCCTCATCTTCGCGGTCGGGCGCTGGCGCGGGGGGCGGAAGCGGACCGTGATCGACCCGATCGAGGCGAACGCGCTCCACGGGGGCCGGATGTCCCTGCGCGACTCCGTCTACGTCGCCCTGCAGAACGTCATCTCGAACGGCAGCGGCGCGTCGGTGGGGCTGGAAGCCGGCTACACGCAGATCTGCGCCGGCATCGCCTCGCGCCTCGGCCTCTCCTTCGAGATGCGGCGGGGCGACCTGCGCACCCTCGTCGGCTGCGGCTCGGCGGCGGCGATCGCCGCCGCCTTCGGGGCGCCGCTCACCGGCGCGTTCTACGCCTTCGAACTCATCATCGGCACCTACTCGATCGCGACGTTGACGCCCGTCGTGGTCGCGGCGCTCTGCGGAAGCGTCGTGGCGCGCACGCTCCTGCCGAGCCCGCCCCTCGTCGCCATCTCCGGGATCGAAGCGATCACCACCCGGCCGCTCACCACGGCAGATACCCTGCCGAGCCTCGCGCTGGGCCTCCTCTGCGCGGGTCTCGCCATCCTGATCATGCGGGGTGTCACGCTGGTGGAGCAGGGCGTGCGCGCCACGCGCCTGCCGCCGATCGCCGGGCCCGCAGTCGGCGGGCTCTGCGTCGGACTGCTCGCCGTCGCGATCAGCCCGCAGGTCCTGTCGGGAGGCCATGGGGCGCTCCACCTCCATCTCGCCGAAGCGCACGGTCCCGGCCTCCTCGCACTGGCGATCCTGTTCGCGGGCAAAGCCACTGCGACAGCGATCTCGATCGGCTCGGGGTTTCGCGGCGGCCTGTTCTTCGCCTCGCTGTTCCTCGGCGCCGTCGCCGGCAAGATCTTCGCCCTCATCGCGCCGGAGGTGGTGCCGGGCCTCGCCGCCTTCGGGCTGACGCCGCTCGCCTATGCGGTGATCGGCATGAGTTCGCTCGCCGTCGCGGTGATCGGCGGCCCACTCACGATGACCTTCCTGGCCCTGGAACTGACCAGCAGCTTCCCGATCGCGGGGCTCGTGCTCGTCGCGGTCATCGCCTCGTCGCTGACGGTCCGAAAGACCTTCGGCTATTCCTTCGCCACCTGGCGCTTCCACCTGCGCGGCGAGAGCATCCGCAGTGCCCACGATGTCGGCTGGATCCGCTCGCTCACGGTGGGCCGGCTGATGCGCAAGGACGTGCGGCCCGTGCCCCTCGAAACGCCGATGGCGAGCTTCCTGCGCGCGCACCCGCTGGGCTCGCCGTCACGGGTCATCGTGGTGGACGGGCAGGGGCGCTATGCGGGGATCGTCAACGTGCCGGAGGCGCACGCTGCCGCGCGCGAAGCGGAAGGCGGGGAGCCGACGCTCACCGACGTGCTGCGCTATCCGCAGGACTTCCTCACGCCCGAGATGAACGCCAAGCAGGCATCTGCCACATTCGACCGGGCGGAGAGCGAGGCGCTCGCCGTCGTCGACGGCGAGGCGGAGCGGCGGGTGATCGGCCTGCTGACCGAGAGCCACACCCTCAAGCGCTACAGCGAGGAACTCGACCGGCAACGCCTCGCCATGGTGGGCGAGGCGGTCTGA
- a CDS encoding exodeoxyribonuclease VII small subunit: MTEARSAAAPPASTTGVSGTSDLPFEKALEQLEEIVRRLERGDVPLDESVAIYERGERLKQHCEMLLKRAEARIQKITLGPDGRPESVAPLDVA, translated from the coding sequence ATGACCGAAGCTCGATCTGCCGCCGCCCCGCCGGCGTCAACGACCGGCGTGTCCGGGACTAGCGATCTGCCGTTCGAGAAGGCTCTCGAGCAGCTGGAGGAGATCGTGCGCCGGCTGGAGCGGGGGGATGTGCCCCTCGACGAATCCGTAGCGATCTACGAGCGCGGCGAGCGGCTCAAGCAGCATTGCGAGATGCTGCTGAAGCGAGCTGAGGCGCGCATCCAGAAGATCACGCTCGGGCCCGACGGCCGGCCCGAGTCCGTCGCTCCCCTCGACGTCGCGTGA
- a CDS encoding tyrosine phosphatase family protein, translating to MPRLHVCSLSRLPETVAETGASHVLTLVNVGTPMERPAAIRAECHGVVGVSDIVAPLDGHVLPAEEHIGQILDFVRAWPRERPLVIHCYAGISRSTAAAFIAACAMAPERDEAEIAQALRRASPSATPNRLFVEIGDRLLGREGRMVAAIAAIGRGAEAFEGEPFHLVIG from the coding sequence ATGCCCCGTCTTCACGTCTGCTCCCTGTCGCGCCTGCCCGAGACCGTCGCCGAGACGGGGGCGAGCCACGTCCTCACCCTGGTCAATGTCGGGACGCCGATGGAGCGGCCCGCGGCGATCCGGGCCGAGTGCCACGGCGTCGTCGGGGTCAGCGACATCGTCGCGCCGCTCGACGGACACGTGCTCCCGGCCGAGGAGCATATCGGCCAGATCCTCGATTTCGTCCGCGCATGGCCCCGCGAGCGCCCCCTCGTGATTCACTGCTACGCCGGAATCAGCCGCTCGACGGCGGCCGCCTTCATCGCGGCCTGCGCCATGGCGCCGGAGCGCGACGAGGCCGAGATCGCGCAGGCGCTGCGCCGCGCCTCGCCCTCGGCGACCCCGAACCGGCTCTTCGTCGAGATCGGCGACCGCCTGCTCGGGCGGGAGGGCCGTATGGTCGCGGCGATCGCGGCGATCGGCCGGGGTGCCGAGGCTTTCGAGGGCGAGCCGTTCCACCTCGTCATCGGCTGA
- a CDS encoding HD family hydrolase, protein MLSGRRLDLLDPSPLDVEIADIAHGLARVARWNGQTAGPHVFSVAQHSLLVEAIGGEILPAAGAAQRLEFLLHDAPEYVVGDIISPLKAAIGDSYKGVERRLLTAIRRRFGLEAPGPVLARAVKRADRIAAHLEATRLAGFAADEAARYFGRPEEMPPAVTALAEPWPTAEAQARYLARFHALAG, encoded by the coding sequence ATGCTGTCGGGGCGTCGCCTCGACCTTCTCGACCCCTCGCCCCTCGACGTCGAGATCGCCGACATCGCTCACGGGCTCGCCCGGGTCGCCCGCTGGAACGGGCAGACGGCGGGTCCGCACGTCTTCTCGGTGGCTCAGCACTCGCTTTTGGTCGAGGCGATCGGCGGCGAGATTCTGCCCGCGGCAGGCGCAGCGCAGCGCCTCGAATTCCTGCTCCACGACGCGCCCGAATACGTGGTCGGCGACATCATCTCGCCCCTCAAGGCCGCGATCGGCGATTCCTACAAGGGGGTGGAGCGGCGGCTGCTTACCGCGATCCGCCGCCGCTTCGGCCTGGAGGCGCCAGGCCCCGTCCTGGCGCGCGCCGTCAAGCGCGCCGATCGGATCGCTGCCCATCTCGAGGCGACGCGGCTCGCGGGCTTTGCGGCCGACGAGGCGGCCCGCTATTTCGGACGGCCCGAGGAGATGCCGCCCGCCGTGACGGCGCTCGCCGAGCCCTGGCCGACCGCCGAGGCGCAGGCGCGCTACCTCGCTCGGTTCCACGCGCTCGCAGGCTGA
- a CDS encoding DNA-3-methyladenine glycosylase I, whose product MATQPETLRPDSGLITHSDGCARCWWAGLDPLYVAYHDTEWGVPEFDDRALYEKLILDGFQAGLSWITILKRREGFRRAFAGFEPERVARFTETDVARLMQDVGIIRNRAKIVGAIGSARAYLRIMERGPGFSHVLWNFVDGRPLQGGARTRADIATETAVSRAMSKALKGEGFAFVGPTIVHAFMQAVGMVNDHLLGCHRHGVCAELGRAAPLQRPA is encoded by the coding sequence ATGGCGACGCAGCCCGAGACGCTCCGCCCGGATTCCGGCCTCATCACCCATTCCGACGGCTGCGCCCGCTGCTGGTGGGCGGGGCTCGACCCGCTCTACGTCGCCTATCACGACACGGAATGGGGCGTGCCCGAGTTCGACGACCGGGCCCTCTACGAGAAGCTGATCCTCGACGGGTTCCAGGCGGGCCTTTCCTGGATCACCATCCTGAAGCGCCGGGAGGGGTTTCGCCGGGCCTTCGCGGGCTTCGAGCCGGAGCGTGTCGCCCGGTTCACGGAAACCGACGTCGCGCGGCTGATGCAGGACGTCGGCATCATCCGCAACCGCGCCAAGATCGTCGGCGCCATCGGCAGCGCCCGCGCCTACCTGCGGATCATGGAGCGGGGTCCCGGCTTCTCTCACGTCCTGTGGAATTTCGTGGACGGGCGCCCGCTCCAAGGCGGCGCCCGCACCCGGGCCGACATCGCCACCGAGACGGCGGTCTCGCGGGCGATGTCGAAGGCCCTGAAGGGGGAGGGATTCGCCTTCGTCGGTCCCACCATCGTCCACGCCTTCATGCAGGCGGTCGGCATGGTCAACGACCACCTCCTCGGCTGCCATCGGCATGGCGTCTGCGCCGAACTCGGCCGCGCCGCGCCGCTCCAGCGGCCCGCGTGA
- a CDS encoding dihydroorotase has product MEEPFELVLHGGTLVNQDGEHRTDLGIRAGRVAAIGTLTGAAAAERQDCTGLHLLPGVIDTQVHFREPGLDHKEDLESGSRAAVMGGVTAVFEMPNTVPQTTSAEALADKIGRAYHRMHCDFAFWVGGTHENAHQVAELERLPGAAGIKVFVGSSTGSLLVEDDAGVREILSRIRRRAAFHAEDEPMLRERKDLRVPGDPASHPVWRSPEAALKATRRLVALAHETGARIHILHVSTAEEMHFLGAHKDVASVEVTPHHLTLDGTEAYARLGTLVQMNPPVRDAAHRDVLWWGLRQGVADILGSDHAPHTLAEKSKSYPDSPSGMTGVQTLVPTMLDHVAAGRLSLARFVDLTSAGPQRLFGIARKGRLALGYDADVTVVDLKRRETIRNGWIASKCGWTPYDGVTVTGWPVGTVVRGRRVMWEGALTAPGTGEPVLFSETLAAR; this is encoded by the coding sequence ATGGAAGAGCCCTTCGAACTCGTCCTCCACGGCGGCACCCTCGTCAACCAGGACGGCGAGCACCGGACCGATCTCGGCATCCGCGCGGGGCGCGTCGCCGCGATCGGGACCTTGACCGGGGCAGCGGCGGCCGAGCGGCAGGATTGCACCGGCCTCCACCTCCTGCCGGGGGTGATCGACACGCAGGTGCATTTCCGCGAGCCCGGCCTCGACCACAAGGAGGATCTCGAATCCGGCTCGCGCGCGGCCGTCATGGGCGGCGTCACGGCCGTCTTCGAGATGCCGAACACCGTGCCGCAGACGACGAGCGCCGAGGCGCTGGCCGACAAGATCGGCCGCGCCTACCACCGGATGCACTGCGACTTCGCCTTCTGGGTCGGCGGCACGCACGAGAACGCGCATCAGGTGGCCGAGCTGGAACGGCTGCCGGGTGCCGCCGGGATCAAGGTCTTCGTCGGCTCCTCGACCGGCTCCCTTCTCGTCGAGGACGATGCGGGCGTCCGCGAGATCCTTTCCCGTATCCGTCGCCGCGCCGCCTTCCACGCGGAGGACGAGCCCATGCTCCGGGAGCGCAAGGACCTGAGGGTTCCGGGCGATCCGGCCTCGCACCCGGTCTGGCGCTCGCCGGAAGCGGCGCTCAAGGCGACCCGGCGCCTCGTGGCGCTCGCCCACGAGACGGGCGCGCGCATCCACATCCTGCACGTCTCGACGGCCGAGGAGATGCACTTCCTCGGCGCGCACAAGGACGTGGCGAGCGTCGAGGTGACGCCCCACCACCTCACCCTCGACGGGACGGAAGCCTATGCCCGCCTCGGCACACTGGTGCAGATGAACCCGCCGGTGCGGGATGCGGCCCATCGGGACGTGCTCTGGTGGGGGTTACGCCAGGGCGTCGCGGACATCCTGGGCTCGGACCACGCGCCCCACACGCTGGCGGAAAAGAGCAAGAGCTACCCGGACTCGCCCTCGGGCATGACCGGGGTGCAAACCCTCGTCCCGACGATGCTCGACCACGTGGCCGCGGGTCGCTTGTCGCTCGCCCGGTTCGTCGACCTGACCAGCGCCGGTCCGCAACGGCTCTTCGGCATCGCCCGCAAAGGGCGCCTCGCGCTGGGCTACGACGCCGACGTCACGGTGGTGGACCTGAAGCGCCGCGAGACGATCCGCAACGGCTGGATCGCCTCGAAATGCGGCTGGACCCCGTACGATGGCGTCACCGTCACCGGCTGGCCGGTCGGCACGGTGGTGCGGGGCAGACGCGTGATGTGGGAGGGCGCGCTGACCGCGCCCGGTACCGGCGAGCCCGTGCTGTTCTCGGAGACGCTGGCGGCGCGCTGA